CTCCCACTTTTTTATTACGAATTAAATCGGTAACCAATCTAACTTTTCGTGGCGATATTCGAATACTTCTTAAGTTTGCTCTTACATCCATTTATATAATACTCACTTTCTGAATTTAATTATCTTTTCTTTTTCTTATCATCGCCATGGCCACCAAATTTTCTCGTTGGTGAGAATTCTCCTAATTTATGACCAACCATATCTTCTGTAACATAAACAGGAATGTGCTCTTTTCCATTATGTACAGCAAAAGTATGACCAATAAATTCAGGGAAAATAACGCTTCTTCTTGATCAAGTCTTAACAACTTCTTTTTTATTTATTGCATTTAATGCTTCAACTTTTTTTTGTAAATGCTTATCAACAAATGGTCCTTTTTTTAGACTTCGTGACATTGTTGTTCCTCCTTTTAAATAATCTCTCTAACTTTAATCTTTACTTTCAACTACTGTAGTCAGCTTCGACCCTAATTAGTAAGATTATTTAGTACGTCTTCTAACGATTAGTTTAGTTGAAGCTTTTTTCTTATTACGAGTTTTTACTCCTAATGCTTTTTTACCTCATGGTGTCATTGGTGCTTTACGCCCAACAGGAGCTTTTCCTTCTCCTCCCCCATGTGGGTGATCATTCGGGTTCATAACTGACCCACGAACAGTTGGACGAATTCCACGTCAACGGTTACGCCCTGCTTTTCCTCAATTTACTAAGCCATAATCTTCATTTCCGACTTCACCGATAGTTGCTCGACATTCAGCTAAAACCTTGCGAACTTCACCAGAAGTTAACCGAATTGTAACATATTTACCATCTTCATCTTTTCCTAGTAACTGAACTGATGAACCAGCTGAACGTGCTAATTGTCCACCTTTGCCAGGACGTAATTCTAAATTATGAAGCACAGTCCCTTCTGGAATGTTTTTTAATTTCATGCAGTTTCCAACTTTAATATCAGTTTTTTCACCACTAATAATTTGCATTCCAACTTTAATTGTTTTTGGTGCTAAAATGTATTTTTTTTCACCATCAACATAATTAACTAAACAAATAAAGGCATTACGATTTGGGTCATATTCAATTGTGGCAATTTTTCCGACAACATCATCCTTATTTCGTTTAAAGTCAATAATTCGATATTTAACTTTATGACCGCCGCCTTTATGTCTTGTGGTAATAACTCCTTGGTTATTACGACCAGCATGTCTTTTCCGAGTTTCAACTAATGATTTTTCCGGACGATCAGTTGTTAATACGGAATAATCTAACGTTGTCATATTACGACGACTCGGTGTGACTGGTTTAAAACTCTTAATTGGCATTCTTATTTATCCTCCTATTTCGCCAATAAACAGTCCCAGATAGTGTATCCTGGAATTATTTATCTTCTCCTAATAAATCTAATTTTTCTCCTGGTTTTAATTTAATGATTGCACGCTTTGTATACGTTGTTTCTCCGACAAATTTTCCCATTTTCTTTTCTTTTGGGTCATAATTAATAACATTAACTTTTTCAACCTTTACTTCAAAGATTTTTTCAAAAGCCTTTTTGATTTGAACTTTGTTAGCAGTACGCGCTACTTCAAAAGTGTAAACACCATCAGCCATATTACGATATGTTTTTTCTGATAAAATTGGTTTTTTAATAACATTTGTAATATGCATTATGCGTACACCTCCTCAATTGCTTTAACCGCTTGTTCTGTTACTAATAATTTGTCAGCATTTAATAAATCATAAATATTAATTCCAGCGGATGTAATTATATTTACTTTTTTAATATTACGTGATGATTTAAAGTTAACTTCATCACCTTCTGTTGTAATAATTAATAATTTTTCATCATTAATTTTTAAATTATTTAAAACTGCAATCATTGCTTTTGTCGAAGGTTGTTCAATCCCAAATTGATCAATTACCATTAAATTTTTATCTTGTGTTTTTAATGATAACGCTGATTTAATTGCCAATCTTCTTACTTTTTTGTTAACATGTTTTAAATAATTTTTTTCTGGAGTTGGACCAAATACGATCCCTCCTCCTTTTCATTGTGGTGCTCTAATTGACCCCTGGCGAGCACGACCAGTACCTTTTTGTCTTCAAGGTTTTCTTCCCCCACCAGATACTTCAGTTCTCGTTTTAGTTTTGTGTGTACCCTGACGCATTGCGGCTTGTTGCGCAATAACAGCATCAAACATTGCTTGTTGATGTGGTTCAATTCCTCAAACTGTGTCATTTACACTAATTTCTTTAATGCTACTTCCCTTCGCATCAAGTACTTGTAATTTCATTCTAAAATTCCTTTCTACAAAACTATTCTTCAACTGATGCTGGTGCATCAGTTGTTGGTGTTGCTTCAACAGGTGCTTCAGCAACTACTTCAACTGGTTTTTCTGTTTTAATTTCGGGCTCTGGTGTTTTTGCATCAACAGTTCTTTTAATTAGTTCTGTTGGTGTCTTTGGGGTTAAACCTTTAATTGTTTCTTTAATAACTACAAACTGTTTATTTGGTCCCGGAATTGATCCTTTTACTAATAAGGCATTTTTTACAGTATCAATGGCAACTACTTCTAAATTTTGAATTGTTACTTTTTCAGTTCCCATATGTCCTGGCATTTTTTTTGATTTTAAAATGCGGTTTGGAGCAATTGGCCCCATTGACCCAACTCCACGGTGATAACCTGAGCCATGACCCATTGGTCCACGAGAATAGTTATGTCGTTTAATTGAACCTGCAAATCCTTTTCCTTTTGAAGTTCCGGTTACATCAACGAATTCCCCAGCAGTAAAGATATCAGCTTTAATAATATCGCCAGAATTATAGCCATTCATATTTCTGATTTCTTTAACGAAGCGCTTAGGTGTTGTATTCGCTTTTTTAAATTGTCCTTGGTCTGGTTTTGAAACCAAGTTAATTCTTTTATCTTCGACAGCTAATTGAAGTGCTTGATAACCATTTTTTTCTTTAGTTAACACTTGTAAAACAACATTAGGTTGTACTTCAACTACTGTAACTGGTATTAATCTACCATCGGTAGCAAAAACTTGTGTCATACCAATTTTGCGTCCTAAGATTCCTTTCATTTCTTTCCTCCTTGAAAATACGTCATGTATATCTTGCTGATAAATTAAATTTAAGAACGGTTATTTATTTCATTTCAATTTCAACACCACTTGGTAATTGAACACGTTTTAAAGTATCAATTACTTTTGGACCATCAGGATTAATGATGTCAATAATTCTTTTATGTGTTCTCAT
This genomic window from Spiroplasma sp. SV19 contains:
- the rplW gene encoding 50S ribosomal protein L23, which produces MHITNVIKKPILSEKTYRNMADGVYTFEVARTANKVQIKKAFEKIFEVKVEKVNVINYDPKEKKMGKFVGETTYTKRAIIKLKPGEKLDLLGEDK
- the rplC gene encoding 50S ribosomal protein L3, whose product is MKGILGRKIGMTQVFATDGRLIPVTVVEVQPNVVLQVLTKEKNGYQALQLAVEDKRINLVSKPDQGQFKKANTTPKRFVKEIRNMNGYNSGDIIKADIFTAGEFVDVTGTSKGKGFAGSIKRHNYSRGPMGHGSGYHRGVGSMGPIAPNRILKSKKMPGHMGTEKVTIQNLEVVAIDTVKNALLVKGSIPGPNKQFVVIKETIKGLTPKTPTELIKRTVDAKTPEPEIKTEKPVEVVAEAPVEATPTTDAPASVEE
- the rplB gene encoding 50S ribosomal protein L2 gives rise to the protein MPIKSFKPVTPSRRNMTTLDYSVLTTDRPEKSLVETRKRHAGRNNQGVITTRHKGGGHKVKYRIIDFKRNKDDVVGKIATIEYDPNRNAFICLVNYVDGEKKYILAPKTIKVGMQIISGEKTDIKVGNCMKLKNIPEGTVLHNLELRPGKGGQLARSAGSSVQLLGKDEDGKYVTIRLTSGEVRKVLAECRATIGEVGNEDYGLVNWGKAGRNRWRGIRPTVRGSVMNPNDHPHGGGEGKAPVGRKAPMTPWGKKALGVKTRNKKKASTKLIVRRRTK
- the rplD gene encoding 50S ribosomal protein L4; translation: MKLQVLDAKGSSIKEISVNDTVWGIEPHQQAMFDAVIAQQAAMRQGTHKTKTRTEVSGGGRKPWRQKGTGRARQGSIRAPQWKGGGIVFGPTPEKNYLKHVNKKVRRLAIKSALSLKTQDKNLMVIDQFGIEQPSTKAMIAVLNNLKINDEKLLIITTEGDEVNFKSSRNIKKVNIITSAGINIYDLLNADKLLVTEQAVKAIEEVYA
- the rpsS gene encoding 30S ribosomal protein S19, which gives rise to MSRSLKKGPFVDKHLQKKVEALNAINKKEVVKTWSRRSVIFPEFIGHTFAVHNGKEHIPVYVTEDMVGHKLGEFSPTRKFGGHGDDKKKKR